The following are from one region of the Vitis riparia cultivar Riparia Gloire de Montpellier isolate 1030 chromosome 14, EGFV_Vit.rip_1.0, whole genome shotgun sequence genome:
- the LOC117929792 gene encoding uncharacterized protein LOC117929792 — protein MAHEYGYWNGGRSDGGYTDGGYTTHNGPREEEWRKGAGSGHADHVCRPVIVDAMGRKRPIVCFNPISNTETYVAQTETIVFRTPAVTEYRFSAPGRVGEHKYSYPVRVEEYKLGSPGRVDEQKYSYPVRVEEYKHGSPGRVDEHKYSYPVRVEEYKSSSPGKVDEHKYSHPVRVEEYKHSPPANRWGRPSSPVHDRPPEVEQFITKIQTEVSEVPTRPGPLTAMNWRQHHNPPKAPNGTGGYGEYSNYGKDDYWNKPNSNIIIRSDPSDGDDDYYHRNDGTKEPTITNSNGWGGRPKQAEWATPPGSKLTRPTSDIGAAVEILKEAAMPSSGQPVRFATPAPTVPKYAETIDSKEAARRYGNFKPTPRPDLTGGTIIDSKTAQEKYKGAKV, from the coding sequence ATGGCTCATGAGTATGGCTACTGGAACGGAGGCCGCAGTGATGGAGGCTACACCGACGGAGGCTATACCACCCACAATGGACCGCGGGAGGAGGAGTGGAGAAAAGGCGCTGGAAGTGGGCATGCTGATCATGTATGCCGCCCAGTCATTGTTGATGCTATGGGAAGAAAAAGGCCTATAGTTTGCTTCAACCCCATCAGTAACACAGAGACCTATGTTGCACAAACTGAAACAATTGTCTTCCGCACTCCAGCTGTCACAGAGTACAGATTCAGCGCTCCTGGAAGGGTGGGTGAGCACAAATACAGCTATCCTGTAAGGGTGGAGGAATACAAGCTTGGCTCTCCTGGAAGGGTGGATGAGCAGAAATACAGCTATCCTGTAAGGGTGGAGGAATACAAGCATGGCTCTCCTGGAAGGGTTGATGAGCACAAATACAGCTATCCTGTAAGGGTGGAGGAGTACAAGTCTAGCTCTCCTGGAAAGGTGGATGAGCACAAGTACAGCCACCCTGTAAGGGTGGAGGAGTACAAGCATAGCCCTCCTGCCAACAGATGGGGTAGGCCTTCGAGCCCAGTTCATGACCGTCCTCCCGAAGTCGAGCAATTCATCACTAAAATCCAAACTGAAGTTAGCGAAGTACCCACCAGGCCTGGCCCCCTCACTGCCATGAACTGGCGTCAGCACCATAATCCCCCCAAAGCTCCTAATGGCACCGGCGGCTATGGCGAGTACAGTAACTACGGCAAAGACGATTACTGGAACAAGccaaatagtaatattataattcGAAGTGACCCTTCTGATGGTGATGATGACTATTACCACAGAAATGATGGCACCAAGGAACCAACTATCACGAACAGCAACGGCTGGGGTGGTCGTCCAAAACAGGCAGAGTGGGCTACACCCCCCGGCAGCAAGCTGACCAGACCAACAAGTGACATAGGAGCAGCGGTGGAGATTCTGAAGGAGGCCGCCATGCCTTCATCTGGACAGCCTGTTCGGTTCGCAACACCAGCTCCTACCGTGCCTAAATACGCAGAAACCATTGACAGCAAGGAAGCCGCAAGGCGATATGGCAACTTCAAACCAACTCCTAGGCCAGACTTGACCGGAGGGACAATCATTGACAGCAAGACGGCCCAGGAAAAGTATAAGGGCGCAAAAGTCTGA